The sequence GAAGGATAGACACCTTCCTCGCAGATTCTTACAAACTTCTCCCCATGGTAGTGATCTTTGTAAATACTTATCAGCTTTTTGGTTGTGAGCTTCTTTTTAAGATTCACATATATTGTCGATAAAATTCCCCTGTCCATAGGGATTAGGTGAGGAGTGAAAGTAACATCTACCTTTAATCCTGAATAATTGGACAGAGCTTCTTCAATCTCCGGCATGTGGCGGTGCTCGCCAACTTTGTATGCTTTTAGCCCCTCGTTTACCTCAGAGAAGTGATAGCCAAGCGATGGGGAGCGGCCAGCGCCCGATACGCCGGACTTAGAATCGACAATTATTGATGACTCGTCAGCTAGTTTATTCTTAACAAGTGGAGCTGTACCCAATATAGAAGAAGTCGGATAACACCCTGGGTTTGCTACGAGTTTTGCTTTTCTAACTTCTTCCCTATTTAGCTCAGTGATCCCATATACAGCTTTCTTTATTAACTCGGGACATGGATGTACTCCATACCATTTTTTATAATTTTTATTGCTTATTCTAAAATCAGCACC is a genomic window of Thermodesulfobacteriota bacterium containing:
- the argC gene encoding N-acetyl-gamma-glutamyl-phosphate reductase produces the protein MDIKKVAVLGASGYTGSDLLRFLLLHPNVEITHLTAEKHAGQKISDVFPHLKGLIDLELKPLKTKSIPKDVDVIFAALPHGTSASIIKQLYDRDVKIVDLGADFRISNKNYKKWYGVHPCPELIKKAVYGITELNREEVRKAKLVANPGCYPTSSILGTAPLVKNKLADESSIIVDSKSGVSGAGRSPSLGYHFSEVNEGLKAYKVGEHRHMPEIEEALSNYSGLKVDVTFTPHLIPMDRGILSTIYVNLKKKLTTKKLISIYKDHYHGEKFVRICEEGVYPSTKQVRGSNFCDIGIKVIGSGHSAVIVSVIDNLVKGASGQAIQNMNVMLGIEETTSIDVSPVFP